One region of Anticarsia gemmatalis isolate Benzon Research Colony breed Stoneville strain chromosome 2, ilAntGemm2 primary, whole genome shotgun sequence genomic DNA includes:
- the LOC142979416 gene encoding uncharacterized protein LOC142979416 isoform X2: MLRKVVLGSAGVAALIPVVGAATPIKDEPVTLAGPARPPPMRLSELPIYEAPHAEYAEYVQAKRKERGPGYISSFLLSPVRAIREQVQVVVDHTDHAKNAVQDQYHEFQDKTDWIVKYLREEENKEVRYGAVAMGGLTGFIFGLRGGIIRRVIYAGTGTTLMGLVCFPEETKETLKNNSALAKQYINIAYNFLYGDRTGEEVDDHQHTLPVP, from the exons ATGCTGCGAAAAGTAGTGTTAGGTTCTGCTGGGGTGGCCGCTTTGATACCGGTGGTGGGTGCTGCGACACCCATCAAAGATGAGCCTGTAACACTGGCAGGTCCAGCCAGGCCTCCACCGATGAGGCTTTCCGAACTTCCGATATACGAAGCCCCACACGCCGAATATGCTGA gtaTGTACAAGCTAAAAGGAAAGAACGAGGTCCTGGTTACATTTCTTCTTTCCTATTATCACCTGTGCGAGCAATCCGTGAGCAGGTGCAGGTAGTGGTGGACCACACAGATCATGCCAAAAATGCTGTACAGGATCAGTACCACGAGTTTCAGGACAAAACCGACT GGATTGTGAAATATCTGAGAGAGGAGGAAAACAAAGAGGTCAGATATGGTGCAGTAGCAATGGGGGGTCTCACTGGTTTCATATTTGGTCTAAGAGGAGGCATTATCAGG CGAGTAATATACGCGGGCACAGGTACCACACTGATGGGCCTAGTGTGCTTCCCTGAAGAGACCAAGGAAACATTGAAGAACAACTCAGCACTAGCCAAGCAGTACATCAATATTGCCTACAACTTCCTATATGGag ATCGTACAGGGGAAGAAGTCGATGATCACCAACATACATTACCAG TTCCGTGA
- the LOC142979416 gene encoding uncharacterized protein LOC142979416 isoform X1 — protein MLRKVVLGSAGVAALIPVVGAATPIKDEPVTLAGPARPPPMRLSELPIYEAPHAEYAEYVQAKRKERGPGYISSFLLSPVRAIREQVQVVVDHTDHAKNAVQDQYHEFQDKTDWIVKYLREEENKEVRYGAVAMGGLTGFIFGLRGGIIRRVIYAGTGTTLMGLVCFPEETKETLKNNSALAKQYINIAYNFLYGVKPGDPQLEVKFPELSFPKDFSEFVDMTVSLASSVKQAVMPPPAKEEAKPVEKKE, from the exons ATGCTGCGAAAAGTAGTGTTAGGTTCTGCTGGGGTGGCCGCTTTGATACCGGTGGTGGGTGCTGCGACACCCATCAAAGATGAGCCTGTAACACTGGCAGGTCCAGCCAGGCCTCCACCGATGAGGCTTTCCGAACTTCCGATATACGAAGCCCCACACGCCGAATATGCTGA gtaTGTACAAGCTAAAAGGAAAGAACGAGGTCCTGGTTACATTTCTTCTTTCCTATTATCACCTGTGCGAGCAATCCGTGAGCAGGTGCAGGTAGTGGTGGACCACACAGATCATGCCAAAAATGCTGTACAGGATCAGTACCACGAGTTTCAGGACAAAACCGACT GGATTGTGAAATATCTGAGAGAGGAGGAAAACAAAGAGGTCAGATATGGTGCAGTAGCAATGGGGGGTCTCACTGGTTTCATATTTGGTCTAAGAGGAGGCATTATCAGG CGAGTAATATACGCGGGCACAGGTACCACACTGATGGGCCTAGTGTGCTTCCCTGAAGAGACCAAGGAAACATTGAAGAACAACTCAGCACTAGCCAAGCAGTACATCAATATTGCCTACAACTTCCTATATGGag TGAAACCCGGTGACCCTCAACTGGAGGTGAAGTTCCCCGAATTGTCTTTCCCCAAAGACTTTTCGGAGTTCGTCGATATGACAGTTTCGTTGGCGTCATCAGTCAAGCAGGCAGTGATGCCACCACCAGCTAAAGAGGAGGCCAAACCAGTTGAAAAGAAAGAATAG
- the LOC142979407 gene encoding putative ATP-dependent RNA helicase DDX23, whose amino-acid sequence MARDRSPERRRSRSRERRDKDRHDDREHREKNKRRERSRSPSRKERERSRSPSKKDGDRPRSPSRKERERSRSPSRKDRRSRSPKKRDGKDKDRKHEDKEKSKSRKEEESKNEEEDNHEDKDDDVKPIKREPLSLEELLAKKKAEEEARSKPVFLTKEQRAALALERRQKQVEAMRANVERPTITTIDLTGPTKKDEEKKHREDREKERERREEKREERERERKYEERKAAMDRRDDKKDKNEDVSKTKDKEREEEAIKARYLGIVKKKRRVRRLNDRKFVFDWDASEDTSNDYNALYKERHQVQFFGRGHIAGIDIKSQKKDYSKFYGNLLEKRRTELEKEQEKSRLRKVKKKEDKQKWDDRHWSEKDQDEMTERDWRIFREDYNITIKGGKIPNPIRSWKEAGFHPDIMDIISKVGYKSPTPIQRQAIPIGLQNRDIIGVAETGSGKTLAFLIPLLTWIQSLPKSERMEDADQGPYAIILAPTRELAQQIEEETNKFGIPLGITSVVVVGGLSREEQGFKLRLGCEIVIATPGRLIDVLENRYLVLTRCTYVVLDEADRMIDMGFEPDVQKILEYMPVSNIKPDTDAAEDASLLLANYNSKKKYRQTVMFTATMPPAVERLARSYLRRPAIVYIGSVGKPVDRTEQVVYMIGENEKRRKLTEILQRGVEPPIIIFVNQKKGADVLAKGLEKLGFNACTLHGGKGQEQRDFALASLKNGSKDILVATDVAGRGIDIKDVSMVINYDMAKTIEDYTHRIGRTGRAGKTGKAISFVTKEDSALFYDLKQVLLTSSVSTCPPELMNHPEAQHKPGTVVTKKRREEMIFA is encoded by the coding sequence ATGGCACGGGACAGAAGTCCTGAGCGGAGACGCTCGCGGTCTAGGGAGCGGAGAGACAAAGACCGGCACGATGACCGCGAGCATCGTGAGAAAAATAAACGGAGAGAACGATCGCGCAGTCCATCAAGGAAAGAACGCGAGCGTTCTCGGAGCCCTTCAAAAAAAGATGGGGATAGACCACGTAGTCCCTCGCGGAAAGAACGCGAACGCTCCAGAAGTCCATCGCGCAAAGATCGTCGTTCTAGAAGCCCAAAAAAACGTGACGGCAAGGACAAAGATAGAAAACatgaagataaagaaaaatcCAAGAGTAGAAAAGAAGAGGAAAGTAAAAATGAAGAAGAAGACAATCATGAGGATAAGGATGATGATGTAAAACCTATTAAACGTGAGCCATTGTCTCTTGAAGAGCTGCTTGCTAAAAAGAAGGCTGAGGAAGAGGCACGCAGTAAACCCGTGTTTCTTACAAAAGAGCAGAGAGCTGCGTTAGCTTTAGAAAGACGTCAGAAGCAAGTGGAAGCTATGAGAGCTAATGTTGAGAGACCAACTATCACGACAATAGATCTAACAGGCCCTACCAAGAAAGATGAAGAGAAAAAACATAGAGAAGATAGGGAGAAAGAGCGTGAAAGAAGAGAAGAAAAAAGAGAGGAGAGGGAAAGAGAAAGGAAATATGAAGAGAGAAAGGCTGCAATGGATCGCAGAGATGATAAGAAAGACAAAAATGAAGATGTCTCAAAGACTAAAGACAAAGAACGAGAAGAAGAGGCCATTAAAGCAAGATATCTTGGTATTGTGAAGAAAAAGCGCAGAGTTAGGAGACTGAATGATCGTAAATTTGTCTTTGATTGGGATGCATCAGAAGATACTTCAAATGATTACAATGCTTTATATAAAGAGAGACATCAAGTACAGTTCTTTGGCAGGGGTCATATTGCGGGGATAGACATTAAATCACAGAAAAAAGATTATAGTAAGTTTTATGGTAATCTGTTAGAGAAAAGACGCACAGAGTTGGAAAAAGAACAGGAAAAGTCACGACTCAGAAAAGTTAAGAAGAAGGAAGATAAACAGAAATGGGACGACCGTCACTGGTCTGAAAAAGATCAGGATGAGATGACTGAAAGAGATTGGCGTATCTTCAGAGAAGATTATAACATTACTATTAAAGGAGGAAAGATTCCTAATCCAATCCGTTCCTGGAAGGAAGCTGGCTTCCATCCTGACATTATGGACATTATTAGCAAAGTTGGTTATAAAAGCCCTACTCCAATTCAAAGGCAAGCTATTCCCATTGGCTTACAGAACAGAGATATTATTGGTGTTGCCGAAACTGGTTCTGGTAAAACTCTAGCTTTTCTTATTCCTCTACTTACTTGGATTCAGTCTCTTCCTAAGAGTGAACGCATGGAGGATGCCGATCAAGGACCTTATGCAATCATATTGGCCCCAACCCGTGAGTTGGCTCAGCAGATTGAGGAGGAAACTAACAAATTTGGAATCCCATTAGGTATCACATCTGTTGTTGTGGTGGGAGGTCTCTCAAGAGAGGAACAGGGTTTCAAATTGAGGTTGGGTTGTGAAATTGTCATTGCTACTCCTGGTCGTCTTATTGACGTTTTAGAAAACAGATACTTGGTGCTAACTCGCTGTACTTACGTCGTACTTGACGAGGCTGATCGTATGATTGACATGGGTTTCGAGCCCGATGTGCAGAAGATTTTAGAATACATGCCTGTGTCCAACATCAAACCTGACACTGATGCCGCTGAAGACGCATCGCTTCTACTCGCAAATTACAACTCTAAGAAGAAGTACAGACAAACTGTGATGTTTACGGCGACTATGCCGCCGGCAGTCGAACGCCTAGCTAGGAGCTATTTACGTAGACCAGCTATAGTATACATCGGATCCGTCGGTAAACCAGTAGATAGAACCGAACAAGTCGTCTACATGATCGGCGAGAATGAGAAGCGCAGGAAGCTTACGGAGATATTACAGCGTGGCGTCGAACCACCGATCATCATTTTCGTCAACCAAAAGAAGGGTGCGGACGTTCTTGCTAAAGGTTTGGAGAAACTCGGCTTCAACGCGTGTACATTGCACGGTGGTAAAGGCCAAGAACAGCGTGACTTTGCTTTGGCCAGTCTTAAGAATGGTTCGAAGGATATCCTGGTGGCGACAGATGTTGCCGGTCGTGGTATCGACATCAAGGACGTCAGTATGGTTATCAATTATGATATGGCCAAAACTATTGAGGATTATACCCATCGTATCGGTCGTACTGGTCGTGCGGGCAAGACTGGTAAAGCCATTTCGTTTGTTACTAAAGAAGATTCGGCGTTGTTCTATGATCTGAAGCAAGTACTACTGACTAGCTCAGTGTCCACTTGTCCACCAGAGCTTATGAACCACCCTGAAGCACAACACAAGCCAGGAACTGTGGTCACTAAGAAGAGACGCGAAGAAATGATTTTCGCATAA